A DNA window from Panthera tigris isolate Pti1 chromosome X, P.tigris_Pti1_mat1.1, whole genome shotgun sequence contains the following coding sequences:
- the HPRT1 gene encoding hypoxanthine-guanine phosphoribosyltransferase isoform X1 produces MATRSPSVVISDDEPGYDLDLFCIPHHYAEDLEKVFIPHGLIMDRTERLARDVLKEMGGHHIVALCVLKGGYKFFADLLDYIKALNRNSDGSIPMTVDFIRLKSYCNDQSTGDIKVIGGDDLSTLTGKNVLIVEDIIDTGKTMQTLLSMVKQHNPKMVKVASLLVKRTPRSVGYKPDFVGFEIPDKFVVGYALDYNEYFRDLNHVCVISETGKAKYKA; encoded by the exons ATGGCGACCCGCAGCCCCAGCGTCGTG attagtGATGATGAACCAGGTTATGACCTAGATTTATTCTGTATACCTCATCATTACGCTGAGGATTTGGAAAAGGTGTTTATTCCTCATGGACTAATTATGGACAG GACCGAGCGTCTTGCCCGAGACGTGTTGAAGGAGATGGGTGGCCATCACATCGTAGCCCTCTGTGTGCTCAAGGGGGGCTATAAATTCTTTGCTGACCTGCTGGATTATATCAAAGCACTGAACAGAAATAGTGATGGATCCATTCCTATGACTGTAGATTTCATCAGACTGAAGAGCTACTGT aatgACCAGTCAACAGGGGACATAAAAGTAATTGGTGGAGATGATCTCTCAACTTTAACTGGAAAG aatgtcTTGATTGTTGAG gatataattGACACTGGCAAAACAATGCAAACCTTGCTCTCCATGGTCAAGCAGCATAATCCAAAGATGGTCAAGGTTGCAAG CTTGCTGGTGAAGAGGACCCCTCGAAGCGTTGGCTATAAACCAGACT TTGTCGGATTTGAAATCCCAGACAAGTTTGTCGTAGGATATGCCCTTGACTACAATGAATACTTCAGGGACTTGAAT CACGTTTGTGTCATTAGTGAAACtggaaaagcaaaatacaaagcgTAA
- the HPRT1 gene encoding hypoxanthine-guanine phosphoribosyltransferase isoform X2, with protein MDRTERLARDVLKEMGGHHIVALCVLKGGYKFFADLLDYIKALNRNSDGSIPMTVDFIRLKSYCNDQSTGDIKVIGGDDLSTLTGKNVLIVEDIIDTGKTMQTLLSMVKQHNPKMVKVASLLVKRTPRSVGYKPDFVGFEIPDKFVVGYALDYNEYFRDLNHVCVISETGKAKYKA; from the exons ATGGACAG GACCGAGCGTCTTGCCCGAGACGTGTTGAAGGAGATGGGTGGCCATCACATCGTAGCCCTCTGTGTGCTCAAGGGGGGCTATAAATTCTTTGCTGACCTGCTGGATTATATCAAAGCACTGAACAGAAATAGTGATGGATCCATTCCTATGACTGTAGATTTCATCAGACTGAAGAGCTACTGT aatgACCAGTCAACAGGGGACATAAAAGTAATTGGTGGAGATGATCTCTCAACTTTAACTGGAAAG aatgtcTTGATTGTTGAG gatataattGACACTGGCAAAACAATGCAAACCTTGCTCTCCATGGTCAAGCAGCATAATCCAAAGATGGTCAAGGTTGCAAG CTTGCTGGTGAAGAGGACCCCTCGAAGCGTTGGCTATAAACCAGACT TTGTCGGATTTGAAATCCCAGACAAGTTTGTCGTAGGATATGCCCTTGACTACAATGAATACTTCAGGGACTTGAAT CACGTTTGTGTCATTAGTGAAACtggaaaagcaaaatacaaagcgTAA